Proteins encoded together in one Thalassotalea crassostreae window:
- the lepB gene encoding signal peptidase I, with amino-acid sequence MATYFSIILVVVTFVTGIVYFIDKFKWAPVRRANLEATQAQCSQPLEQNAIEKIMTPSAAVDTAVQIFPVIAFVLILRSFLWEPFQIPSGSMMPTLYDGDFILVNKFNYGLREPVARNKFWENGSPERGDVVVFKYPENPQQDYIKRVVGLPGDRITYHNKTLYIQPACIDTKETCPKRQQILTKFEVLGEDTSRGMPLTKYTADMLGKKHPILINQQQYSQSNRFFKQPGMTNGEWLVPEGQYMMMGDNRDSSLDSRFWGFVPEDHLVGEAVAIWMSFEFERDEQSFLPKWVPTGIRFNRIGGIH; translated from the coding sequence ATGGCTACTTATTTCTCGATAATTTTAGTTGTTGTTACCTTTGTCACTGGCATCGTGTACTTCATTGATAAGTTTAAATGGGCGCCGGTGCGCCGAGCAAACTTGGAAGCGACACAAGCTCAATGTTCACAGCCTCTTGAGCAAAATGCCATCGAAAAAATTATGACGCCGAGTGCTGCGGTTGATACTGCGGTACAAATATTTCCGGTAATTGCCTTTGTTTTAATTCTGCGTTCATTTTTATGGGAACCGTTTCAAATCCCATCAGGTTCGATGATGCCGACATTGTATGATGGCGATTTTATTTTGGTGAATAAGTTTAATTATGGTTTGCGTGAGCCTGTAGCACGTAACAAGTTTTGGGAAAATGGTTCTCCGGAACGTGGTGATGTCGTGGTCTTTAAGTACCCAGAAAATCCTCAACAAGATTATATTAAGCGAGTTGTCGGATTACCTGGTGACCGAATTACTTATCACAACAAAACGCTATATATTCAGCCTGCATGTATCGACACCAAGGAAACTTGTCCGAAGAGACAACAGATTTTGACCAAGTTTGAAGTCTTGGGTGAGGATACTTCTCGCGGTATGCCATTAACAAAATATACCGCCGATATGTTAGGTAAAAAGCATCCGATATTAATTAACCAACAACAATATTCACAGTCGAATCGTTTCTTTAAACAGCCTGGCATGACAAACGGTGAATGGTTGGTACCTGAAGGTCAATACATGATGATGGGCGATAATCGCGATAGTAGTCTTGATAGTCGTTTTTGGGGATTTGTTCCTGAAGATCATTTAGTTGGTGAAGCGGTTGCAATTTGGATGAGTTTTGAATTCGAGAGAGATGAACAATCTTTTCTACCTAAATGGGTGCCAACGGGTATACGTTTTAATCGAATTGGTGGGATCCATTAA
- the acpS gene encoding holo-ACP synthase gives MSVVGIGNDIVEISRIANMSDGALARLAKRVLCESEMKRYQSIKQQHSFLAKRWAAKEAASKALGTGIADGVSFQHFEIKNLASGKPELLLTGRALEIAKQLGAKYFHLSLSDEKHYALAFVVLSA, from the coding sequence ATGTCTGTTGTTGGAATTGGAAACGATATTGTTGAAATAAGCCGCATTGCCAATATGAGTGATGGCGCGCTTGCTCGCCTAGCAAAACGAGTGCTATGTGAAAGTGAAATGAAACGCTATCAATCGATTAAACAACAGCATAGTTTTCTAGCGAAACGATGGGCTGCAAAAGAAGCAGCGTCAAAAGCATTAGGTACTGGCATCGCTGATGGCGTATCGTTTCAACATTTTGAGATTAAAAATTTAGCGTCAGGTAAACCTGAATTATTGTTGACGGGTAGGGCTTTGGAAATTGCCAAGCAGCTTGGCGCGAAATATTTTCATTTAAGTTTGTCTGACGAAAAGCATTATGCGTTAGCTTTTGTGGTGCTGTCGGCATAA
- a CDS encoding MucB/RseB C-terminal domain-containing protein — protein MNNKILSVILIISLLSVSFLSSAEENTQPQLDTPAVKATEKQWLMRLSHAMRTLNFNTSFVVVRNNRAEPYRWVHGNIEEQELELITLLNGPRNEAIRVNNKVSYLEPNKPPFSVTSEHISGPIPPALFGDIEKLSLSYDFVQVGKNRILGRPATLIRLQSKDKQRHGYWLWLDIESGLLLKIAIISRKGEILEQIQFTDLQISEQPNEVLTQLVGANVPMPLTDVEQQPALNWKVNWLPQGFEQITANRQIIGGTAIPTESLLFNDGLVDVSIYVNASNEAPRQPHLNQTGATVLLSMLKGGFEITVVGKIPANTAMTIAESVVFTNP, from the coding sequence ATGAACAATAAAATCCTCTCTGTGATACTGATAATTTCGTTATTGTCAGTATCTTTTTTATCTTCTGCGGAAGAAAATACTCAACCGCAATTAGATACTCCTGCAGTTAAAGCAACCGAGAAGCAATGGTTAATGAGACTTTCTCATGCAATGAGAACATTAAACTTTAATACTTCTTTCGTTGTTGTCCGTAATAATCGAGCCGAACCTTATCGTTGGGTGCATGGCAATATTGAAGAACAAGAGCTTGAATTAATCACGCTATTGAACGGTCCTCGCAACGAAGCAATACGAGTAAATAATAAAGTCAGTTACTTGGAACCGAATAAACCTCCTTTTTCGGTCACAAGTGAGCACATTAGTGGACCAATTCCTCCTGCATTATTTGGCGATATCGAAAAATTGAGCTTGAGCTATGATTTTGTACAAGTGGGAAAAAACAGAATTCTAGGTCGTCCTGCTACACTGATTCGTTTACAGTCTAAAGATAAACAACGCCATGGTTATTGGTTATGGCTCGATATTGAAAGTGGTTTGCTTTTAAAAATTGCTATTATTTCGCGAAAAGGTGAAATTTTAGAACAAATTCAATTTACTGATCTTCAAATCAGTGAGCAACCAAATGAAGTCTTAACTCAATTGGTTGGTGCAAATGTGCCTATGCCATTAACAGACGTTGAGCAGCAACCGGCGTTAAATTGGAAAGTAAATTGGTTGCCTCAGGGCTTTGAACAAATTACTGCCAATAGACAAATCATTGGTGGCACGGCAATACCAACAGAATCTTTATTGTTTAACGATGGATTAGTTGATGTTTCAATTTATGTAAATGCAAGTAATGAAGCACCAAGGCAGCCACATTTAAATCAAACAGGCGCTACTGTGTTATTATCGATGCTAAAAGGTGGATTTGAAATTACCGTTGTTGGTAAAATCCCCGCAAATACAGCGATGACAATAGCTGAGTCAGTCGTATTTACGAATCCTTAA
- the pdxJ gene encoding pyridoxine 5'-phosphate synthase — MSDILLGVNVDHIATIRQARGTTFPDPAHAASVAEHAGADGITIHLREDRRHINDRDVEVMAHTIQSRMNLEMAVTDEMLAIACRIKPVFCCLVPEKREELTTEGGLDVAGQVDKISAAVSQLAENNIQVSLFIDADITQIDAAKKTGAPYIEIHTGCYADAENESEQLAELERLTQGIKYAHSIGLKVNAGHGLNYFNVKPIAAIKEIIELNIGHSIIARAAIDGLDKAVRDMKRLMIEARQG; from the coding sequence ATGAGTGATATTTTACTAGGTGTTAATGTTGACCACATTGCCACTATTCGCCAAGCCCGTGGCACGACATTTCCTGATCCTGCCCATGCTGCTAGTGTTGCTGAGCATGCCGGTGCTGACGGTATTACCATACACTTACGCGAAGACCGCCGTCACATCAATGATAGAGACGTTGAAGTGATGGCCCATACCATTCAATCGAGAATGAATCTTGAGATGGCGGTAACCGATGAAATGCTGGCAATCGCTTGTCGTATTAAACCTGTATTTTGTTGTTTAGTACCTGAAAAACGCGAAGAGTTAACTACTGAAGGTGGCCTTGATGTTGCTGGTCAAGTAGACAAAATTAGCGCAGCTGTTAGTCAATTAGCAGAAAATAATATTCAAGTTAGCTTGTTTATTGATGCTGATATCACTCAGATTGATGCTGCGAAAAAAACGGGCGCGCCTTATATCGAAATTCACACAGGATGTTACGCGGATGCAGAAAATGAATCCGAACAGCTTGCTGAGCTCGAACGATTAACCCAAGGTATTAAATACGCGCACTCAATCGGTTTAAAAGTAAATGCTGGTCATGGGCTAAATTATTTTAACGTTAAGCCTATCGCTGCGATAAAGGAGATCATCGAATTAAATATTGGTCATTCTATTATCGCTCGTGCGGCGATTGACGGTTTAGACAAGGCGGTACGCGATATGAAACGTCTGATGATCGAAGCTCGTCAAGGCTAG
- the era gene encoding GTPase Era: MSNNYCGLVALVGRPNVGKSTLLNALLGQKISITSRKPQTTRHRILGILTEENRQAVLVDTPGLHQEEKRAINRLMNRAASSSIAEVELIIFIVEGTNWTSDDEMVLNKIKNSGRPAILCVNKIDNVQDKEQLLPHLQKIAAMHDFKEIVPISATKGDKVDKIREICLQNLPESDFWFPEDHITDRSSRFMAAEIVREKLIRFTGDELPYSTTVEIEQFKSDQKGIIHINALILVERNSQKRMIIGNKGEKLKVIGREARRDLEELFERQVFLETWVKVKSGWADDERALRSLGYGDDYSG; encoded by the coding sequence ATGTCAAATAATTACTGTGGTTTGGTGGCTTTAGTTGGTCGTCCTAATGTTGGTAAATCAACATTGTTGAACGCTTTGCTTGGTCAGAAAATATCAATCACCTCCCGTAAGCCACAAACAACACGCCATCGTATTTTAGGTATTTTAACTGAAGAAAATCGCCAAGCGGTTTTGGTTGATACTCCTGGTCTACATCAGGAAGAAAAGCGCGCAATCAACCGATTGATGAATCGTGCTGCTAGTAGTTCTATTGCTGAAGTTGAGCTAATTATCTTTATCGTCGAAGGAACAAATTGGACTAGTGATGATGAGATGGTGTTGAATAAAATTAAGAACTCAGGTCGACCGGCAATTTTGTGTGTTAACAAAATTGATAATGTTCAAGATAAAGAACAGTTACTACCGCATTTGCAAAAAATTGCTGCTATGCACGACTTCAAAGAGATTGTGCCTATTAGTGCAACTAAAGGCGATAAAGTCGATAAGATACGCGAGATATGTTTGCAAAACCTCCCTGAAAGTGATTTTTGGTTTCCTGAGGATCATATTACTGATCGTTCATCACGCTTTATGGCGGCTGAGATTGTTCGTGAGAAATTAATTCGCTTTACTGGCGATGAATTACCTTATTCAACAACAGTTGAAATTGAACAGTTTAAATCTGACCAAAAGGGCATTATTCATATCAATGCTTTGATTTTAGTCGAACGTAATTCGCAAAAACGCATGATTATTGGCAATAAAGGTGAAAAGCTAAAAGTCATAGGACGCGAAGCGCGACGAGATTTAGAAGAGTTATTTGAACGCCAAGTTTTTTTAGAAACTTGGGTTAAAGTTAAGTCGGGCTGGGCTGATGATGAACGTGCATTGCGGTCGTTAGGCTATGGAGATGATTATTCCGGCTAA
- a CDS encoding SoxR reducing system RseC family protein yields MIEETARVVAINGSQVTLQSQLKSTCHSCSQQDDCGSGQVAKAFPQKRLTTEITTDIKLAIGDEVVIGVQDKDLLTAAFEVYMLPLIAMLIAASFAQLYLVEQLGWSEVYAIIFAMFAAVIGFLVAKKRQNSSGRQRQLQPALIRKCDNQISITEVL; encoded by the coding sequence ATGATAGAAGAAACCGCCAGGGTAGTCGCCATTAATGGTTCACAAGTTACCTTGCAAAGCCAATTGAAATCTACTTGCCATAGTTGTTCTCAACAGGACGATTGTGGCAGTGGTCAAGTGGCAAAAGCCTTTCCACAAAAAAGATTAACCACAGAGATTACCACCGATATTAAACTAGCGATTGGCGATGAAGTGGTGATTGGTGTGCAAGATAAAGATCTACTCACAGCAGCCTTTGAAGTCTATATGTTACCGCTTATTGCGATGTTAATCGCGGCAAGTTTTGCTCAGCTGTATTTGGTGGAACAATTAGGCTGGAGTGAGGTATATGCCATTATCTTTGCTATGTTTGCTGCAGTGATTGGCTTTTTAGTTGCTAAAAAGCGCCAAAATAGCAGCGGACGCCAACGTCAATTACAGCCAGCCTTAATTCGTAAATGTGACAATCAGATCTCAATTACCGAAGTTTTATAA
- the recO gene encoding DNA repair protein RecO, with protein sequence MAITSELNLQKAYLLHSRPYRDNRLLVNLLTEENGHVSAVVYVGKGGSKGKSANKKGLLQPFAKLDVELKGNGALKNLSKVENAEKSLPLESDYLFSGFYLNELMVRLLPENIELESLFEFYQTSINQLANKEQIEPILRQFELTLLTELGLSLDFSILDLQQNQNPNTYDIREPHFDCHYYLPEQGFVLANFAGKTPAYNTEHLRMIGDGNFYQADVLLTFKRLMRQVLQGYLGNKPLNSRKLFSNKFKNN encoded by the coding sequence ATGGCAATAACATCTGAACTTAACCTGCAAAAGGCCTATTTACTCCATTCAAGGCCTTATCGAGATAATCGCTTATTGGTTAATTTACTCACTGAAGAAAATGGCCATGTAAGCGCCGTGGTGTATGTTGGTAAAGGCGGCAGTAAAGGTAAGTCGGCAAATAAAAAAGGCCTATTACAACCGTTTGCAAAACTTGATGTTGAACTTAAAGGTAATGGTGCTCTCAAAAATTTATCAAAAGTTGAAAATGCTGAAAAATCTCTGCCTTTAGAAAGTGACTATTTGTTTAGTGGATTTTACCTTAATGAGCTGATGGTTCGGTTGTTACCTGAAAACATCGAGTTGGAATCCTTATTTGAGTTCTATCAAACCTCAATCAATCAGCTCGCTAACAAAGAACAAATAGAACCCATCTTAAGACAATTCGAATTAACCTTGTTAACCGAACTTGGATTATCGTTAGACTTTTCCATTTTAGATCTACAACAAAATCAAAATCCCAATACCTATGATATACGCGAGCCGCATTTTGATTGTCATTACTATCTACCGGAACAAGGCTTTGTATTAGCTAATTTTGCTGGTAAAACGCCAGCTTATAATACCGAGCATTTGCGCATGATTGGAGATGGTAATTTTTATCAGGCAGACGTATTATTAACGTTTAAGCGATTAATGCGCCAAGTCTTACAAGGTTACTTAGGGAATAAGCCGCTAAATAGTCGTAAGCTTTTTAGTAATAAATTTAAAAATAACTAA
- the lepA gene encoding translation elongation factor 4: MKHIRNFSIIAHIDHGKSTLSDRLIQHCGGLQAREMEAQVLDSMDIERERGITIKAQSVTLDYTAKDGETYQLNFIDTPGHVDFSYEVSRSLAACEGALLVVDAGQGVEAQTLANCYTAIEMDLEVVPILNKIDLPQADPDRVAEEIEDIIGIDATDAVQCSAKTGIGIEDVLESIVANVPPPVGNKDDKLQALIIDSWFDNYQGVVSLVRVMHGEIRKGDKMTVMSTGQTHIIDKVGIFTPKQTDTGVLKTGEVGFIIAGIKEIHGAPVGDTLTLTKDPATEQLPGFQTVKPQVYAGIFPISSDDFENFRDALNKLSLNDASLFFEPESSGALGFGFRCGFLGMLHMEIIQERLAREYDLDLIATAPTVNYEILCTNGTLLSIDNPGELPAVNEIEEIREPIVEANILVPQEHLGNVITLCIEKRGVQKSLTYHGKQVAVKYELPMAEVVMDFFDKLKSTSRGYASLDYNFVRFEQSDMVRVDVLINGDRVDALAMITHRANSVSRGRQLVDKLKELIHRQMFDVAIQAAIGNNVIARTTVKQLRKNVIAKCYGGDISRKKKLLQKQKEGKKRMKQVGNVEVPQEAFLAVLKLGK; encoded by the coding sequence ATGAAGCACATTCGAAATTTCTCAATTATCGCCCACATCGACCATGGTAAATCAACGCTGTCAGATCGATTAATTCAACATTGTGGCGGTCTTCAAGCCCGCGAAATGGAAGCCCAAGTTCTCGATTCAATGGATATCGAACGTGAACGTGGTATTACCATCAAAGCTCAAAGTGTGACGCTTGATTACACCGCAAAAGATGGCGAAACTTATCAGTTAAATTTTATCGACACTCCTGGTCATGTTGACTTTTCTTATGAAGTATCACGTTCTCTTGCTGCCTGTGAAGGGGCTTTATTGGTGGTAGATGCAGGTCAAGGTGTTGAAGCACAAACATTAGCAAACTGTTATACCGCCATCGAAATGGATCTAGAAGTGGTACCAATTTTAAACAAAATTGATTTACCGCAGGCTGATCCTGATCGTGTTGCAGAAGAGATTGAAGACATTATCGGAATCGATGCTACTGATGCTGTGCAATGTTCAGCGAAAACCGGTATTGGCATTGAAGATGTTTTAGAAAGCATCGTTGCTAATGTTCCACCGCCAGTTGGTAATAAAGACGACAAGTTACAAGCGCTAATTATCGATTCATGGTTTGATAATTATCAAGGCGTTGTTTCATTAGTGCGAGTTATGCACGGTGAAATTCGAAAAGGCGACAAGATGACAGTTATGTCTACAGGACAAACTCACATCATCGATAAAGTTGGTATTTTCACTCCGAAACAAACAGACACTGGTGTGTTAAAAACTGGCGAAGTTGGTTTCATTATTGCCGGCATTAAAGAAATTCATGGTGCGCCAGTTGGTGATACATTGACGCTTACTAAAGACCCTGCTACTGAACAATTGCCAGGATTTCAAACCGTTAAACCACAGGTTTATGCTGGTATTTTTCCAATCAGTTCTGATGATTTTGAAAACTTCCGAGATGCGTTGAACAAATTATCTTTAAATGATGCCTCATTATTTTTCGAGCCAGAAAGCTCTGGTGCATTAGGTTTTGGTTTCCGTTGTGGTTTCCTAGGTATGTTGCACATGGAAATTATTCAAGAGCGTTTAGCTCGAGAATATGACCTCGATTTAATTGCGACAGCGCCAACTGTTAACTATGAGATTTTATGTACAAACGGAACTTTATTAAGCATTGATAACCCTGGTGAGTTGCCTGCTGTTAATGAAATTGAAGAAATTAGGGAACCAATTGTCGAAGCAAACATCTTAGTACCACAGGAACATTTAGGTAATGTTATTACTTTATGTATTGAAAAGCGTGGAGTACAAAAGAGTTTGACCTATCACGGCAAGCAAGTAGCGGTTAAATATGAACTACCGATGGCCGAAGTGGTAATGGACTTTTTTGACAAACTTAAATCGACAAGTCGTGGTTACGCGTCATTAGATTATAACTTTGTCCGTTTCGAGCAATCTGACATGGTTCGAGTTGATGTACTAATTAATGGTGATAGAGTCGACGCGTTAGCGATGATCACTCACCGCGCAAATTCAGTTTCTCGTGGCCGTCAACTGGTTGACAAATTGAAAGAGCTTATCCACCGTCAAATGTTTGACGTGGCGATTCAAGCAGCGATTGGTAACAACGTTATTGCTCGTACAACGGTTAAGCAGCTTCGCAAGAACGTTATCGCAAAATGTTATGGTGGTGATATTTCTCGTAAGAAGAAACTATTACAAAAACAAAAAGAAGGTAAAAAACGCATGAAACAAGTAGGTAATGTTGAAGTACCTCAAGAAGCGTTTTTAGCAGTTTTAAAACTAGGAAAATAA
- the rnc gene encoding ribonuclease III encodes MPNSNLTRLQKQLGYQFVNQKLLTQALTHRSAKGDNYERLEFLGDSILGYVIARALFEKFPKSSEGELTRMRSTLVRGVTLAEIGREFNLSDYLILGPGELKSGGYHRDSILEDAVEAIIGAIFLDSDMICTRKKVLSWFESRIKKIQPGHSQKDPKTRLQEYLQGRKKPLPMYDVVNTTGQAHNQEFTVSCVVDSLKEPIITNGTSRRKAEQAAAEKALELLNVK; translated from the coding sequence TTGCCTAATAGTAACTTGACGAGATTACAGAAACAGCTTGGTTATCAATTCGTTAATCAAAAATTATTAACGCAAGCGTTAACACACCGAAGTGCAAAGGGCGATAATTATGAACGCTTGGAATTTCTAGGAGATTCCATTCTTGGTTATGTGATCGCTCGTGCATTGTTCGAAAAATTTCCGAAATCGAGTGAAGGCGAATTAACACGTATGCGTTCGACTTTAGTTCGTGGCGTGACACTTGCAGAAATTGGTCGTGAATTTAATTTAAGTGATTATTTAATTCTTGGTCCTGGGGAGTTAAAAAGCGGTGGCTATCATCGTGATTCAATCTTAGAAGATGCAGTAGAAGCTATTATTGGCGCTATTTTCCTTGATTCAGATATGATTTGTACCCGTAAGAAAGTACTCTCTTGGTTTGAAAGTCGTATCAAAAAGATTCAGCCCGGTCACTCTCAAAAAGATCCTAAAACTCGTTTACAAGAATACCTGCAAGGTAGAAAAAAGCCATTGCCGATGTACGACGTGGTCAACACAACAGGGCAAGCTCATAATCAAGAATTCACCGTTAGTTGTGTAGTAGACTCGCTTAAAGAACCTATTATTACTAATGGAACCTCTCGCCGTAAAGCTGAGCAAGCGGCTGCTGAAAAAGCATTGGAGTTACTTAATGTCAAATAA